AACTTTGGTAGAAATATGGATcaataaattgtatatattgtgtAGTGTTAGGGTTAAAGAGTATGTTGTTTATAAGTTGTTCAAGGAGGGGAAAGCACTAAATGTTATGGCACGGCCTTTTGTACTTGATTGcttgtaaaaatgtattgtatttttgtattttcaaattacaaatgacttgtattttaattaaatacatttctcacaccagtatttttgtattttaattaaatacatttgatgagcttgtatttgtaatttgtaactaaATAGTTTTTGATGTAATTGTGCCCATCTCtggtcttactgaccccaaacttttgtatgGTAGTGTGTGtcctgttatttatttgtaaacgaGTGGTTACAGCCTGCAGAACTAAACTATTTTTTgttaacactttacaacaaggttctatattttaacattagttaatgacTATCAATATCTCATAATACTTCCCTCTTTTGtgcattattatatatttttcttctaaaaaacaaatgtaaggGCATTTGAACAGACATAAACAGACTTACTCCCAGTATGTACCAGCCAGCGGCTGCTGCTTCCCATAGGGTCTTTGTCTTCCAGCAGGGCCACCAGCTCCCCCTCCAGCAGGCTGATGTCATTTTCCTGACAGGCATTGCAGTTACGCTTGAGCTGATAGAGCCGATCCACTGCAAACTCTTCCAGGAGCCAGGCCCTGTGCTCCTCTGTCTGTCTGGGGATCTCTGGGACCTGAAGAGAATGTTCAAGTCAGCTGGGACCTTATGGATTTAcccattttttttcatttgtaatcCTACCATTTTCTTGTCCCGTTTTTCAAAGCTCACTTTGCGCTCCATCAGCTTTTGGGAATTATCTTTGAAGAATCCAAGATTGCTCAGCTCCTCCATGATTGAATTTTGAACTTCACTAAAGTTTGACAAGGGAACCTAGATGACCAATGGTTAAAATGTCATATTAAACATCCATGACGGAATTTAATAagtcttaaaattatttaaaattagtcATATCAACATAATCTTAAATACAATgctaaaatacttaaaataatggTGTACAAAATTAAAGCGACTGTATGTAGTTTTGTGTATTATTGAGACTTTGAAGCAGTTAAGTGAGTGTAATTCACTGTTGTACAGTGAATTACAGTGGATTTCTGTACACATGCATTTGTTGCTGCTGTAAAGCAGTCCACGCTTTTTTCAAACCCTTTCACCAAACTTACATATTTTCAGAACAGACATTTGGGAGGGAAGATGTGGAAGGAACAGAAGTCGTTTGCCATATTAGAAGTAAGTGTACCATCAGAGTGATCTTAAAAACGATATCAGGGTAAAAAAAACTTatatacagttattttaaacttacgtaatattttgagttgattgatttttattaaagcAGAAGTCATAGAGGTTCATATCAGCCTGTATGTGGGCCTTCTAATATTGGCTTGTACAAAGcagtcaaaaaggttgagaacccctGCTATGGATGGAACAACCACTgtaatacactgaacaaaattataaacatttttcatgagctgaactcaaagatctaagactttttctatgtacacaaaaggcctatttctctcaaatattgttcacaaatctgtctaaatctgtgttagtgagcacttctcctttgccgaggtaatccatccacctcacaggtgtggcatatcaagatgctgattagacagcatgattattgcacaggtgtgccttaggctggccacaataaaaggccactctaaaatgcagttttatcacacagcacaatgccacagatgtcattctgttggcatgctgactgcaggaatgtccaccagagctgttgcccgtgaattgaatgttcgtttctctaccataagccatctccaaaggtgtttcagagaatttggcagtacatccaactggcctcacaaccgcagaccacgtgtaaccacaccagcccaggacctccacatcaagcatcttcacctccaagatcgtctgagaccagccacccggacagttgctgcaacaatcggtttacataaccaaagaatttctgcgcaaactgtcagaaaccatctcagggaagctcatctgcatgctcttCGTCCTCATCGGgatctcgacctgactgcagttcgtcgttgtaaccgacttgagtgggcaaatgctcacattcgtggcccatggtggtggtggggttatggtatgggcaggcgtgtgttatggacaacgaacagaggtgcattttattgatggcattttgaatgcacagagataccgtgacgagatcctgaggcccattgttgtgccattcatgcacgaccatcacctcatgttgcagcatgataatgcacggccccatgttgcaaggatctgtacacaattcctggaagctgaaaacatcccagttcttgcatggccagcatactcaccggacatgtcacccactgagcatgtttgggatgctctggatcggcgtatacgacagcgtgttccagttcctgccaatatccagcaaccgcacagccattgaagaggtggaccaacattccacaggccacaatcaacaacctgatcaactctatgcgaaggagatgtgttgcactgcgtgaggcaaatggtggtcacaccagatactgactggttttcggaccccccccccaatacagtaaaactgcacattttagagtggccttttattgtggccagcctaaggcacacctgtgcaataatcatgctgtctaatcagcatcttgatatgccacacctgtgaggtggatggagtatctcggcaaaggagaagtgctcactaacacagatttagacagatttgtgaacaatatttgagagaaataggccttttgtgtacatagaaaaagtcttagatctttgagttcagctcatgaaaaataggggcaaaaacaaaagtgttgcatttataattttgttcagtgtatttaaAACCCATATTACACTTTTGAATTTTGGTATTTATCTGCATTATTGCTGTTTTACAGGAAGTAACTGGAACTACGTTTAATCTTGTAGCCTATGTGAATTTTTCCTTTTCAGATTCTGTGGGAagctacagtatattatatGCCTGAAGAACCTTTATGCTTAGAATATAATAGGCTAATGGTTTTGGATAACACAAAGGTTGTAGGATTTAATCTAAGTGTGGACCACAGCAGTAACCTGAtaagttccaaaaaaaaaaaaaaaaatcaccatttTGCCCTTGTGCAAGATACTTAAACCTGAGTTTTCTAGGCTGAAAAAGTGCTCTGTCACTTTCTCTACATTTCATtatgattttgttgttttttttaaaactacatgAGTATTTTAGCATAATTTTCTACCTTCTTTAACTTACCGGTAACTGGTGGATAGGCGGCTGAGCAGCTTCCATCAGCTTTCTGATTAATTTTACTACACAAATCAAGCAGTTGTTGAGGATTGTCCTGACAGCTCGGTTGAAGCATTGCAGCTCCTCAAGCAACTGGGCATTGAGGGCCAGGTAATCTTTTTTGGCCAGGCCCTGTTCCTCTTTGGAGGATCGGGAATCCAGCTGGCTGCAGTAGTCCAACAGTTTATCGTAGCGCTTCTGTATCAGCTTTTGTGGTGATGCAAACATTCCCAGCAGGCTTGAGAGCGGAGCAAGAACAAGATGCTCCATATGATCTTTCTGAGGAACACAAACCATACAAATTTGTAAACAGGATGAAGGGTGGGAAAGCTGATATTCACTGATGCagacatttattttacaaaataaaggtttatACCTTACAAACTAAATGATTTGATAGAAAGAAAGCACAGGGATGTGTATGtatgaaatgtgaaataaacCTTAAGGGAATAGTCGAATGAGTctcacaaaatattaatttcagagTTCAGCATTCTGGTGATATATTTTGCTGTTATCTCATCCTACTGTACTTCCTATtgcttaaatgtaattttatagaGGAACTTTAAAAAGGATCGTCATTGACTGTTTGAGATGTTATGGCTCACacagcaggttttttttttttttagaaagaaatgaGAAAGAACTGAGGAGGACTTTAAATTTTACTTGATAAATTATGCAAGTGCATGTTTGTGTGAAGGAAAACACTTACAAACTGTTTGTATGGGTCATTGCCATTCCTCTTGTGCTGAAAGCCATTTGTGTCTATTTTGTCTGGATCCTTCATTATAGTTTCTAGGTCCTGTGCATTTTGAACAGCAATGGATATCATCTCCTACAATGTAAAgagaaatataattatatacttcAGGTCCTAAATAGTCTTAAAAAATACCCAGAGTAcacattatttaaaagtttgctTTGAAATGCTTTCAATTAATAGAAATGCAATCAAATTCACAGTATTGGGGCTCTGCCTTTCCCCCAAAACACTAAATAAACCCTCAATAGCTAAAATAATCTCAGTACTTTCCTATGTATGCACTGGAAATATTGCTAAAATTGATCCATGCAGTCATTTTGAGATTGATTTTGTCATCcgtcatttttatgattttgctTATAGaatgaatttattaattatctCATAGATCAAGAGTTCCTAAAATCATTAcatatatttgaaatcaccatgtACATTCGTGTCAAGGTGATAAAATCAAAGGTTTTTAGAAACCGCTGATTAAATGCAAGGAGGACGGTATTTGGCGTGTAAAGCACAGGAGATAAGTGAGTGTAATTAGTAAGTGAGTGATGGAGAACACCTGTCATGCAATAGATTTTTTTGGTGGGAAAAATATACTTATGGAGGGTGTAATTACACTCACTTATCTAATAAAAATTTAGATTAATATCTGAAATTTATCTGTACAAATACTGAGGTTCCAAAAGGTGCATCCTCCTTTTCTGAAAGCAAAATAAGTGTTCTTATGTTAGAAAATACTTTTAAGGCAAGACACCACATATGAACAGGATAAAGAATTTAACTAGACATCACCATACTTCCCCAATTGATTTATATATggtttttgaaatgttatgtttaaatatgcaaatgaggaattgtctaattaaatatgcacacatttgttgacatattaaagttaaatttttgcttaattttgtttttacacaaacacttaaaagtaattttgggtgttttaattgtttcatttgtctagacttaattgtatttatttttgcatgcttaaaaatatttcacgTTTTAATAATGCATCTTCATACCTGAGTATAGAGCAAGTAACAGGTGATGTTTTTCACTAGTTGTCTCACAGCTTTCTCAAGGCAACGGAAAAGTTTTTCCTCTTTGTCAAACTCTTCATCTCTCACCTGTGAAGACAGAAGCCATAACAATATGGTCACACTGCCTTTACAGAGGTAAAACATGGTCATTTTAGCCTTGTTTCATTAAAGTACCTGTGGCTCAACACCAGTGAGAATCTTGAAATAGCTTGTCAGCCGGTCTGATTTCTTCCTGATAGAATGAATGTTGAACTTGTTGAGTTTACCAATCAGTGAGGTCTCATCGTCACTCCTCTTATACTTCAGCACTGAAACAACACAAGTGTCCTTTATTTGCATACTTGAAAACTCCCAAAtcaaatagaaagaaagaaagaaagaatttgTTAATCTAAGCTGATTtggaaaaaaaggtattttttaattttttacagtgtacttgaTATAGTTTGTGAAATATCCTGTGTATGTCTCACCTATGTCTTTCCTCCTCTTGAACTCATTAATGTTGATGTTAATAATCTTTACAGTGGTCAGAGCTTCCTGTAAGGGTCTGTTGT
The genomic region above belongs to Onychostoma macrolepis isolate SWU-2019 chromosome 01, ASM1243209v1, whole genome shotgun sequence and contains:
- the arhgef38 gene encoding rho guanine nucleotide exchange factor 38 isoform X2, giving the protein MSPHDLSSPTSPAMDPEEIRHRRMIKRSKVIEELVRTEGDYQKDLELCISEVLLPLRAAQVVDVDRLFTNIESVCVVSAELLQRLRDAIADPDPETQLIGEVFIQAKAVMEDVYKIYCYHHDEANALLNSYEAQEDIQQHFRRCISTLKKIYDQEGKPNLLDMGSLLIKPVQRIMKYPLLLAELWNATPTNHPDNRPLQEALTTVKIINININEFKRRKDIVLKYKRSDDETSLIGKLNKFNIHSIRKKSDRLTSYFKILTGVEPQVRDEEFDKEEKLFRCLEKAVRQLVKNITCYLLYTQEMISIAVQNAQDLETIMKDPDKIDTNGFQHKRNGNDPYKQFKDHMEHLVLAPLSSLLGMFASPQKLIQKRYDKLLDYCSQLDSRSSKEEQGLAKKDYLALNAQLLEELQCFNRAVRTILNNCLICVVKLIRKLMEAAQPPIHQLPVPLSNFSEVQNSIMEELSNLGFFKDNSQKLMERKVSFEKRDKKMVPEIPRQTEEHRAWLLEEFAVDRLYQLKRNCNACQENDISLLEGELVALLEDKDPMGSSSRWLVHTGSTQGYVYSSFLKAYNPQREVTERPDDFDNLSLFVSNSRSSSMRSFSPYSTSDSMSPQSGPQDEPDPSEDQHFYAVYAFQARCEQELTLQENQHVRILKFSDLVGNKDWWLAESNGQKGYVPANYLGKMSYA